A segment of the Flavobacteriales bacterium genome:
GACATCTTATCCGCCAGTTGGCGCTCTTTTAGAATATAGCCGCTGTATTTGGCTTCAACCTCTACCTGCTCGAGCACTTCTGCCTGCAATTCGTCGAAGCCTGCTGCCCGATTCGTAAGTTCTCTAGAGTGGGTGAGTATTTGTTCCAGGCTGATTTGCGGCCTTAGCAGCAAATCGTAGCATCTGGTTCGCTGTTTCACCGCTGCCGTTCCACGTGGAACAAGGAGCTCATTGGCCACATCTGGTGCCAGACTTTCCGATTGAAGCGCGCGCTTCATCTCATCGGCCAGCCGAGACTTCCGTTCAACGCGGCGCATGCGGTCATTGCTTGCTAAACCAATGGCGTGCGCACCAGGGGTGAGCCGGGCATCGGCATTGTCTTGCCGAAGCAAGATTCGGAATTCGGCTCTGCTGGTGAACATCCGGTAGGGTTCGTCCGTGCCCTTGGTAACCAGGTCATCAATTAGAACCCCGATGTACGCCTCATCGCGGCGGAGGATGTAAGGGGGGAGTTCGCGCAGCTTCAGATGGGCGTTTATTCCAGCAATCAGCCCTTGGCAGGCCGCCTCCTCGTACCCTGTAGTCCCATTGATTTGACCTGCGAAGTACAAACCATGGATGCGCTTCGTCTCCAAGGTGTGATGCAGCTGAGTGGGCGGGAAGAAGTCGTACTCAACGGCATAGCCAGGTCTGAAGATGCGCGCGTTGGTGAAGCCTTTGACTTTCCGGAGCGCTGCGATCTGAACGTCCTCAGGCAAGCTCGTGCTGAATCCATTGATGTAAGTCTCAACCGTATCCCATCCTTCCGGCTCGACGAAGATTTGGTGGCTGTCCTTTTCTGAGAAGCGGTTGATCTTATCTTCAATGCTCGGACAATATCGCGGCCCGGTCCCAAGAATGCGACCCGCGAACATGGGACTGCGATTGAACCCCGTGCGCAGGATATCATGCACCTCCTCACTTGTTTGCGTCACCCAGCAACTCAACTGTTTCTCCAGCCTCTTGGTTGAGGGATCGAAGCTGAACTTATTGGGGTCTGCATCACCTGGCTGTTCCTCCATCACGGAATAATCGATGCTGCGCCCATCAACCCGCGGCGGGGTTCCGGTCTTCATTCGACCCGCGCGGAACCCAAGATCGACCAACTGCTCGGTGATGCCGTGGCTGGCTTTTTCGCCCGAGCGCCCTCCGCCGAATCGCTTCTCGCCCACGTGCATGACCCCATTCATGAATGTGCCGCTGGTGAGCACAACCGCAGCCGCGTGAATGGTGGCGCCCATGCCCGTAATCACCCCGGAAACTCGGGCGGGGTCGTTTCCCCTGATGTCTAATCCAATTACGGAGTCCTGTAGAAAATGCACATTCGGAATTTGCTCCAAGGCCTTGCGCCACTCCCAGGCAAAGCGCATCCGGTCGTTCTGTGTCCTTGGGCTCCACATGGCCGGACCTTTGCTACGATTGAGCATGCGGAACTGAACAGCGCTCTTGTCGCTGATTACCCCACTATACCCTCCGATAGCATCTATCTCTCTGATAATCTGCCCCTTAGCTATTCCGCCCATTGCAGGGTTGCAGCTCATTTGGCCAATGACCCCCATGTTCATCGTAACCAGTAGCACACGCGAACCCAAATTGGCGGCGGCGGCGGCGGCTTCACACCCTGCGTGACCCGCACCCACCACGATGATATCGTAATCCACCTGCAGCATGATGGGCAAAGTAACGGACGTACATCAGGCCATGAACGCTTAAGAGGCAACCACATGGCGCGTCACCCGCGTCATAACGAAGCCCCCCCAAGGGAAAAAACACCGAACTTCACCGCCCCAACCAACCGAAACATGAAGCATTTCATTGCCACAATGGCCTTGGTCCTCACCGCCGTTTGCGTGCAGGCACAGAAAGAAGGCTCATCAACCGCATCCAACCAGGCTTATTCCTCCGAAGCCGTGGCGAGCCAGAGCGCCGGACTAAAGGAGTCTTACGGGTTGCTTAGCCGGGAGTTGGCGCACCTGGGGCGCGAGATTGGCCCGGATGCGAATGCCGCCACATCGGAGCAGAAGAACATGAAGGCTCGGATTGAGCGGGCGCTCGAGCAGCTTGAGAGCCTGTTGGGCACGGTGAATGATCCTTCGATGGCCGATCAATGGACCGAGGTATTGGCGAAGTCCGAAATGGTGCGCAACAACGCTACTGCGATCCTAGATGAGCGCAAAGCGAAGCGCTGAACGAGCCCAAGCGGCTCAATAGACCTTGAGGTAAGCATCTTCGAGCGCGCTCATTGCAGCGCGCTCGTCCTTTTTCTTGTCATGGTGGCCGAGAAGATGTAGCAACCCGTGGACCATGACGCGCCGCAGTTCGTGGGAGATCGGCACGCCATAGTGCAAGGCATTCTCACGGACGCGGTCCAGGCTGATCAAGACATCGCCCGCAATTCCGGAACCGGCCTGCAGGTCGAAGGTGATCACATCCGTAAGATCACGATGCTTGAGGTACCGCTGATTGAACCCATGCAGGGCGGCGTCGGAAAGCAGGACGAAATTGAGCTCATCGATTCGTGAACCATGCTCGGCAGCAACGCGCTCTAACCAAGCTCGGAGCCGCTTTCGATCGCCGAACGCATTCGGCACCTCGCGCGCCAGGAATGCGATGTGGCCCATCCGAAACTAATCCGCTTTCGGAGCCAGTTCGAACGCCAGCGCGACGGTGGCTCCGTGGTCCGTGAATTCCACTTGATCAGCCAACGCACGCATAAGATACACGCCGCGGCCGTGGGGCTTTTCCAGGTTCTGGGGGTCGGTGGGGTCGGGCAGGTTGGTATGATCGAACCCGGGTCCCTGGTCCGAGACCACGAATACCAACCGGCCCTCCTGTGCCTCATAGCCAAGGCCTACTAGCTTAGAGGAATCGAGGCCATTGCCATGGTGGATGGCATTGTTCACGGCCTCGGTGAGCGCGATCAGGATGTTCCCGTAAAGGCTCTCATGCACCCGGTGCCGAGAGCAAGCATCATCGATTAATTTCTCCGCCAAAGCGATGTTCTCTGCTTTCGCAGGGAACTCGATTCGTTCGGTGAAGGCGAGGGCTTCGGTGAGTGCGGGCATGCTGTTCAGGGTCGGTCAAAAGTACCGAAATACGCATTCACGCGATCACGGTAGTAAGGCTTCAGGCCGGGCGGTACGGTTCGGAGGAGCTCGGCTTCACGCGCTTTCCGGCGCTGATGGTCGAATGCACGCTGCGGATCGGCCGGAGGGGACTCACGGCCCTCGTTGCTGGTCCTTTTCTGATCAAGCTCGCGCTCCCGTTCGGCTTTCTCGTGCTCGAGCAAGCGCACCATCAGATCCTGTTGCCGTCGCAGCGTCTCGGGGGTGATGTTCCTGTTCACGATGTCCTTTTCCTGCTGCTCCATCTGCTGGGCCAGCTTGTTGATTTCATTCCCTGCACCGCTTCCGTCCTGGTTGAGCTCCTGGGCGAGCCGCTGCATCTCCTTGCGGATGGCCGCTTGTTGCGCCGCGAGGCTGGCCAGCTGCTGGCTCATGCCTTGTTGGCCCATGGTTCCCTTGCCCCGTTGCTCGCCGGGCTTCTTGCCTTGCTCCATCGCTTTGCGCATCTCCTCCAATTGCTTCTGCAGGGCTTGCTGCTGCGCACGCGCCTTTGCCATGCTTGGCTTGCCGTTGCCTTGGCCGCCCGCCTTCTTCCCCGGTTTGTTGCAGCTGCCTCCGCCGGGCTTGCTCTGGGCATTCATTTGCTGCATCATCTGCTGCAACGCCTCATCCAAGAGCAGGGCGAGATTGTTCAACGAGGTCATCGAGCGCTGCTGCTTCTCTGCCGCCGCCGGCTTGAAGCGCTCATTGGCTCGCGCTTCGCCGATTAGCCGTCGCGCCTCATCCATGTTATCGTTCACGGCGTTCATCTCGCGGTTCACCGTGCTCTGGATCTGAGGCACGCGCTTGCTCAGGGCGAATAGCGAATCCTCAATCACCTTGGCATCGTCCCGGAGCTTTCGCTGCGCCCGTCCGTGCGCCACCCAACGCGGATCCCGCGTGCTCGTGGCGGACAACTCGCCCATGAGCGATTCCTGGCTGAAGCTCAGGTGCACGATGTTCTCCAGGATCTGGCGCAGCGCATCCATGTCCTCCTCCTCTTGCTGTTGCGCGCCGCCCTGCATGGCATTCTCCATCTGGTAGGCCAGCTGCTCCATCTTCTCAGCCGCTCCTTTCTGATCCGAGGCCGCTTTCTGGTTCTGCTTGCGCTGAAGCTCTTCTGAGCTTTGCTGCTGCTGGTCTTGTACCTCCTGTTCGAGCGCATCGGTGTCCGGTATCGACATGGGCTCCTCGAGTTGCTCGTTTTTCTCCGAGAGCCGGTCCATTTCCTTGCGGAGTTCCTGGAATTCCTCGTTCAGCTTGTCCTGTTCTTGCTTCAGGTCCTCGTTCGGGCGTGCGCCTTCGCGTGTTTCTTCGCCCAGCTTCTCTTGTTTCTCAGCGAGCCTTTTGATCTCATCGGCGATCTCTTCGGCCTTCTGTTCCACCTCCATGCGCTTGAAGAGCTCCAATGCGCGATCGAGTTCCTTCTCGACATCCTCCTGGCCGAGCTTCATCTCGCGCAACTGCTCCTGAAGCTGTTCCTTGTCGATGTTCTGCATGAGCTCTTCGACCTTGCGATAGAGCTCCTTCATCTCTTCGCTCAAGACGTTCTCGAATAGTTCTTGTAGACGCTCTTGTTTCTCGAGCAGCCGCTCGTCAAGCGGGTTGAATTCGCGGTTCTCCCGTTGGCTCAAGCGCATCTGCTCCACGGAACGGTCAATGCGCTCCTCGAGCTTTTTCTGTCGATCAAGCAATTGCTCCATGCGCTGCTTATCCTGCCAATCCAGCTCTTTCTTCTCCAACAGGTTGCGGCGCAGCTTGTCCAGCTCTTCCTGAAGGGCCCGCGCCTCTTTGATGTTCTCCTGCAAAAGGCCCTTGCTAGCCTCGCTGCGGGCCTCCTGCCGCTCCGAGAGCTCCTTCAGGCTGGGCGCGGCGAATACCTGCACAGGGGTGCGGGTGCTCTTGCTCCCATTCACGCCGTCGTTGTCCCAGACCTCGAACCAGTATTCCAGGCGGTCTCCGGGGGCCAGCTTGATGTCATACAGGTCCCACGTATGGAAGAAGGACTGGCGCGTGCTGCGCGGGTCGGTCACGAGTTGTTGCGCGGCTTGACGTTGTTCGGGAGGCACGCTGTCGCCTCCATTTGCGAAACGGTAATGGAAGAGGAGCTTGCGAATGCCGTGGTCGTCACCGGCCTCTCCATTGAAGTATAAGCGGCGCAGGGCCGTGGAGTCTTCCGAGGAACGGACATTGATGGTCGGATACTGATCGGGCACCACCTCGATGCGATGTCGCATGGACCCGGCGCCCGCGCGGCCCTGCAGCGATGGGCGCAGCGAGTAAGTTCCGCTCTGCATCATCCGGCGGGTCGCGCTAAAGAACAGTCGCCCTTCGCTGCCCGGCATCGGGACCGCGCGTACGGCAGAATCCTCGAAGGCCAGTTCCAATGCATCGCTGCTCCTAGCCTCTGCCAACCACGTGATGCGCGTGCCCGCAGGAATCGTCAGGTCGCCCGCAGAGTTCTCCTCTACGTCCTCAAGGCCGAGGTAGTCCGGGAAGTCAAGGGATGCGTTGAGGCGCATGACCAGCGGCGCAGGGATTGCATCCAGCGCGTATTCTGCGCTCTTGAAGCCATCGGCTGAGAAGCGGAAGGCGACCCGGCCCTGCACGTTACGCAGGCGGTGGGTGAATTCACCGGCTGATTGCCGAACAAGCGGAACGGAAGCGTCGCCGATCTCGATTTCTGCGCGCACCGGGAGCGGGTCGCCGACCAGGCCCAGCCGGATCTCGAAATCCTGGTCCTCGGCCACGGAGAGCGAGTCGTTGAGCAGCACGAAACGGAAGGGAGCTTCGGGGAGGAATTCGGTGCCATGCTTGATCAGGCGTCGCGTTGGGCCGGTGATCAAGCTGGGGGCCGCGAACAGCAACACGAGCAGGACCGCGAGCGGCGGGGCGGCATAACGCAAGTACCGGCGGTTCTTTCCGAGGTCGATTGCGCGCACGAAGGGAACGGGTCGCAGTTCCCGGCTTCGCTGCGCAATGGCGGCTTCGATGAGTTCGCGCTGAAGCGGTTCGTTTGCGGCGAGGCCTTTCAGTTGCAGTGTGTTCAGGAGCTTGTCGCGCACTTCGCCGAAGTGGTCACCAACGATGCGAGCGGCCTGCTCATGGGAGATCACCGGCCCAAGCCGGAAGAGCCTCACCAATGGGACCACGACAAAGCGCACGAGTATGGCGCCCATGCACAAGACGAAGCCCCAGAATAGCACAGTGCGGGTGCCGGTGCCGAAGCGGCCCAGATGCTCGAGCAATGCGGCGGCCAGGAACAATGTGACCAGAACGCCGATTGCGTAGATCGAGCCTCGTATCAGCAAGTCCTTGTAGTACTTGCGGATGAAGCGGTCGAGCTTCTCGATCAGAAGGTCGTAATCGCCGGGCATCGGGTTAGGGCGGAGCGCGAGGAGGTGGGCCGCGCAGTGCAGCAAAGCTAACCCCATGGGCAGGGGTTTGCCCGTGCGGCCGGGGTCAATGAATCACGGCCCGTCGGGTCAGCACCTGATCATCATCGAGGACCCGGATGGTATAAGTGCCTGGCGGCAGGTTCAGCGCAAGGGCCGCACGAAGCCGGCCCTGATTGGCCATGGCTTGTTCGGCATGGGCCAACCGGCCGGAGAGGTCCAGGACCTCGATGCGCACGCGCGGCTTCCGCAACCCTTCGGCCACCACGTTCAGCAGGCCATTGCTCGGCACCGGGAAAACCTCCATGCGGGCCGAAGCGGCCTCGGCTTCGGTCAGGCCCGTGGTGTCCCAGAGGAAGGTGAGCGAGATGATGCATCCGTTGCCCGCGTCAACGGTTACGCCATAGAGCCCGTCGCCTTGCAAGAAGACGAAGGGGCTGTTGCTTCCGATTGCAGCACCATTGAATGTCCAAGCATAGCTGAGGTAGCCACTCGGCACGAAGACGATGTTGCCGTTCTGCGCGATGCTGAATACCGGGCACACCACGATGGCATTGCTCGTATCGGAGCAGCCGAAACCATTGTAGCCGATTACCTGCCAAGCGCCCGGGCCGCTCGGCAGCAGGCAGGGGCCGACTTCATCGGGCACGGGCTGCCCATCGAGCAGCCAGGCATAGGTGCCAAGGCTCTGGTCGCTCGCGCACAACTCACCGGTGACATCATTCTCTTCAAGCACCACCTCTGGCAGCGGGTACACCACCACGAAGGCGGTGTCATTGTACACCTGCTGCGGCTCATTGGTGATCTCCATGCTTCCTGTGGTGCCGCCGGCCACATTGATGAAGTAGGTGCCCTCGCCCGTGATGGCAAGGTTGTACGTCCCCAATAAATCATCGCCGCTCACCACATCTTCATCATAGAAGGAGATGGAATAGGGTGGATTGTCGAGCAAAAGGCCCAGGCTCGTCCACAATCCGGTGGACACATCGGTGAACGCGCTGGAAGTGTATGTGCCGCCGCCGGCATTGGTCAGCACGAAATAGGGGTCAGGCGTACCGGTGCATCCAATAAGGGGCAGATTGGGCTCTTCGACATCGCCGCACCAATTGCCATTCACGCCTGTGAGCGTGACGGTTTGCAGCACAAAGCCGCCTATCGTGGTC
Coding sequences within it:
- a CDS encoding ATP-binding protein → MEFPAKAENIALAEKLIDDACSRHRVHESLYGNILIALTEAVNNAIHHGNGLDSSKLVGLGYEAQEGRLVFVVSDQGPGFDHTNLPDPTDPQNLEKPHGRGVYLMRALADQVEFTDHGATVALAFELAPKAD
- the ybeY gene encoding rRNA maturation RNase YbeY gives rise to the protein MGHIAFLAREVPNAFGDRKRLRAWLERVAAEHGSRIDELNFVLLSDAALHGFNQRYLKHRDLTDVITFDLQAGSGIAGDVLISLDRVRENALHYGVPISHELRRVMVHGLLHLLGHHDKKKDERAAMSALEDAYLKVY
- a CDS encoding DUF4175 domain-containing protein, which produces MPGDYDLLIEKLDRFIRKYYKDLLIRGSIYAIGVLVTLFLAAALLEHLGRFGTGTRTVLFWGFVLCMGAILVRFVVVPLVRLFRLGPVISHEQAARIVGDHFGEVRDKLLNTLQLKGLAANEPLQRELIEAAIAQRSRELRPVPFVRAIDLGKNRRYLRYAAPPLAVLLVLLFAAPSLITGPTRRLIKHGTEFLPEAPFRFVLLNDSLSVAEDQDFEIRLGLVGDPLPVRAEIEIGDASVPLVRQSAGEFTHRLRNVQGRVAFRFSADGFKSAEYALDAIPAPLVMRLNASLDFPDYLGLEDVEENSAGDLTIPAGTRITWLAEARSSDALELAFEDSAVRAVPMPGSEGRLFFSATRRMMQSGTYSLRPSLQGRAGAGSMRHRIEVVPDQYPTINVRSSEDSTALRRLYFNGEAGDDHGIRKLLFHYRFANGGDSVPPEQRQAAQQLVTDPRSTRQSFFHTWDLYDIKLAPGDRLEYWFEVWDNDGVNGSKSTRTPVQVFAAPSLKELSERQEARSEASKGLLQENIKEARALQEELDKLRRNLLEKKELDWQDKQRMEQLLDRQKKLEERIDRSVEQMRLSQRENREFNPLDERLLEKQERLQELFENVLSEEMKELYRKVEELMQNIDKEQLQEQLREMKLGQEDVEKELDRALELFKRMEVEQKAEEIADEIKRLAEKQEKLGEETREGARPNEDLKQEQDKLNEEFQELRKEMDRLSEKNEQLEEPMSIPDTDALEQEVQDQQQQSSEELQRKQNQKAASDQKGAAEKMEQLAYQMENAMQGGAQQQEEEDMDALRQILENIVHLSFSQESLMGELSATSTRDPRWVAHGRAQRKLRDDAKVIEDSLFALSKRVPQIQSTVNREMNAVNDNMDEARRLIGEARANERFKPAAAEKQQRSMTSLNNLALLLDEALQQMMQQMNAQSKPGGGSCNKPGKKAGGQGNGKPSMAKARAQQQALQKQLEEMRKAMEQGKKPGEQRGKGTMGQQGMSQQLASLAAQQAAIRKEMQRLAQELNQDGSGAGNEINKLAQQMEQQEKDIVNRNITPETLRRQQDLMVRLLEHEKAERERELDQKRTSNEGRESPPADPQRAFDHQRRKAREAELLRTVPPGLKPYYRDRVNAYFGTFDRP
- the mnmG gene encoding tRNA uridine-5-carboxymethylaminomethyl(34) synthesis enzyme MnmG gives rise to the protein MLQVDYDIIVVGAGHAGCEAAAAAANLGSRVLLVTMNMGVIGQMSCNPAMGGIAKGQIIREIDAIGGYSGVISDKSAVQFRMLNRSKGPAMWSPRTQNDRMRFAWEWRKALEQIPNVHFLQDSVIGLDIRGNDPARVSGVITGMGATIHAAAVVLTSGTFMNGVMHVGEKRFGGGRSGEKASHGITEQLVDLGFRAGRMKTGTPPRVDGRSIDYSVMEEQPGDADPNKFSFDPSTKRLEKQLSCWVTQTSEEVHDILRTGFNRSPMFAGRILGTGPRYCPSIEDKINRFSEKDSHQIFVEPEGWDTVETYINGFSTSLPEDVQIAALRKVKGFTNARIFRPGYAVEYDFFPPTQLHHTLETKRIHGLYFAGQINGTTGYEEAACQGLIAGINAHLKLRELPPYILRRDEAYIGVLIDDLVTKGTDEPYRMFTSRAEFRILLRQDNADARLTPGAHAIGLASNDRMRRVERKSRLADEMKRALQSESLAPDVANELLVPRGTAAVKQRTRCYDLLLRPQISLEQILTHSRELTNRAAGFDELQAEVLEQVEVEAKYSGYILKERQLADKMSQLENLAIGEDFSFHQLSSLSFEAREKLEMIKPKTIGQASRISGVSPSDIGVLLVYLGR
- a CDS encoding T9SS type A sorting domain-containing protein; translation: MLAFLVLVASAKAQCPGCTPDLNCTVSPAFPTLCPEAAPDATVGVYYEADFTFWMPAAFTDPGSGFDVTLLQLTVTGVSGLPFGLDFTPNSPGGVYYPQDNEFGCARICGTPFGAGEFPITVSVVAQVTASGITLDVPTSFPITLIVLPGTGGNTSFTYAPTSGCGSVEATFQALIDGNPSPTAYAWDFGNGSTSTLAAPPAQVFSPDGTYQVTLQTTIGGFVLQTVTLTGVNGNWCGDVEEPNLPLIGCTGTPDPYFVLTNAGGGTYTSSAFTDVSTGLWTSLGLLLDNPPYSISFYDEDVVSGDDLLGTYNLAITGEGTYFINVAGGTTGSMEITNEPQQVYNDTAFVVVYPLPEVVLEENDVTGELCASDQSLGTYAWLLDGQPVPDEVGPCLLPSGPGAWQVIGYNGFGCSDTSNAIVVCPVFSIAQNGNIVFVPSGYLSYAWTFNGAAIGSNSPFVFLQGDGLYGVTVDAGNGCIISLTFLWDTTGLTEAEAASARMEVFPVPSNGLLNVVAEGLRKPRVRIEVLDLSGRLAHAEQAMANQGRLRAALALNLPPGTYTIRVLDDDQVLTRRAVIH